One window of the Halobacillus litoralis genome contains the following:
- a CDS encoding CotY/CotZ family spore coat protein, translating into MSCGKNNNSGSCVIDILKDIVDAQNDVMHDCTTSCEQSIADLLGDTGGGSGFDTVPVILYCKDGCKPFKGFGSTRSGNDCEVRGSFFFRVKSVDHDGCAILELLFADRWGRDSEDDEDEVEASRHHRGHDPNSPADQSCRNLRASGICITVDLNCFCHVTCLPAAATL; encoded by the coding sequence ATGAGCTGTGGTAAAAATAATAATTCAGGCTCTTGTGTGATTGATATTCTTAAAGATATCGTCGATGCTCAAAACGACGTCATGCACGACTGCACGACAAGCTGTGAGCAATCAATCGCAGACCTTCTTGGGGACACTGGTGGAGGCTCAGGCTTCGATACAGTTCCTGTCATCCTTTACTGTAAAGATGGATGCAAACCTTTCAAAGGGTTCGGATCAACACGCAGTGGAAACGATTGTGAAGTGAGAGGAAGCTTTTTCTTCCGCGTCAAATCCGTCGATCACGATGGATGTGCGATTCTTGAGCTTCTATTCGCAGACCGTTGGGGACGCGACTCAGAAGACGATGAGGATGAAGTTGAAGCCTCCCGTCATCACCGAGGTCACGATCCAAACTCACCAGCAGACCAAAGCTGCAGAAACCTACGTGCTTCAGGAATCTGTATCACTGTAGATTTGAACTGCTTCTGCCACGTTACTTGTCTTCCTGCAGCAGCAACTTTATAA
- the fabI gene encoding enoyl-ACP reductase FabI has product MNFSLEGRTYVVMGVANKRSIAWGIARSLHAAGARLIFTVASERFKKSVQDLAATLEGGEESLVYECDVTDDEAIIKTFEQIGQDVGVIHGLAHCIAFANREELKDEFLNTSRDGFLTAHNISSYSLTAVSRAAQPLMTDGGSIMTLTYLGGEQVVKNYNVMGVAKASLDASVKYLANDLGKHNIRVNAISAGPIRTLSAKGVGDFNQIMKVIEERAPLRRPVTQEEVGDTGYYLMSDLSRGVTGEIIHVDSGFSTVAY; this is encoded by the coding sequence ATGAATTTTTCATTAGAAGGACGTACGTATGTAGTCATGGGTGTTGCCAATAAACGAAGCATTGCTTGGGGCATTGCAAGATCATTGCATGCTGCTGGAGCACGTCTTATTTTCACAGTCGCTTCTGAACGTTTCAAAAAGTCAGTCCAGGATCTTGCTGCCACATTAGAAGGCGGAGAAGAGTCCCTTGTTTATGAATGTGATGTGACAGATGATGAAGCGATCATTAAAACCTTTGAACAGATTGGACAAGATGTCGGAGTCATCCACGGACTTGCCCATTGTATCGCCTTTGCAAATCGTGAAGAGTTGAAGGATGAATTTTTGAATACCAGTCGTGATGGCTTCTTGACAGCTCACAATATCAGTTCTTACTCACTGACAGCAGTGTCCCGTGCTGCCCAGCCATTGATGACTGATGGTGGTAGCATTATGACGCTCACTTATCTTGGCGGCGAGCAAGTCGTGAAGAATTACAACGTCATGGGTGTTGCAAAAGCTAGCTTGGATGCGAGTGTGAAATACTTAGCGAACGACCTTGGTAAGCACAACATCCGCGTAAATGCTATATCTGCTGGCCCGATCCGTACATTGTCTGCCAAAGGTGTCGGTGACTTCAACCAGATCATGAAAGTCATTGAAGAACGTGCGCCATTGCGCCGTCCGGTCACACAAGAAGAAGTCGGTGACACAGGTTACTACTTGATGAGTGATCTTTCTCGAGGAGTAACAGGTGAAATTATCCACGTGGACTCCGGGTTCAGTACAGTCGCTTATTAA
- the mgtE gene encoding magnesium transporter, translating into MEHLDDQERQEVWANIKDALFNDHIDQFRAEFLELHPYDQARIFEGRDVDVRMQIYTYLSPEEVADFMEHIDYDEVEPFFTEMDPRFAAQVFAEMSADDAVDIFNELDKAKVASFLTIMDGEAAEEIKDLLHYEEKTAGSIMTTEFVVVKAGMTIKEAMVHLRTEAPDAETIYYTYVINEDKRLVGVISLRDLIISEEEWMISDVMNERVVSVSVGEDQEEVARMVRDYDFLALPVVDFQDHLLGIITVDDIMDVMEEEASDDYSKLAAISDVDSPDDNAFASAKKRLPWLIILLFLGSLTASLIGRFEETLDKVAILAVFIPLIAGMGGNTGTQALAVAVRGIATGEIEKQGKWKMMGREAGTGLITGLSCGILITIIVYIWQGNLFLGLLVGLSILLTLIVATLAGSLVPLLMHRLNIDPAVASGPFITTVNDLISILIYFGMATVFMNLLI; encoded by the coding sequence GTGGAACACTTAGATGACCAAGAGCGCCAAGAGGTTTGGGCTAATATCAAAGATGCCCTGTTCAATGATCACATCGATCAGTTCCGTGCCGAGTTTCTGGAACTTCACCCATATGATCAAGCGAGGATTTTCGAAGGGCGCGACGTTGATGTACGGATGCAGATTTATACGTATTTGTCTCCAGAAGAAGTGGCCGACTTTATGGAACATATCGATTACGATGAAGTCGAACCTTTTTTCACGGAAATGGACCCGCGGTTTGCCGCCCAAGTCTTTGCTGAAATGTCTGCCGATGATGCGGTCGATATTTTCAATGAATTGGATAAAGCTAAAGTAGCGAGCTTTTTGACGATCATGGATGGAGAAGCAGCTGAGGAAATTAAGGACCTGCTTCACTATGAAGAAAAAACAGCCGGGTCGATCATGACAACAGAATTCGTTGTGGTCAAGGCTGGCATGACGATCAAAGAAGCGATGGTCCATCTGAGAACCGAAGCCCCTGATGCCGAGACGATTTATTATACGTATGTGATAAATGAAGATAAACGTCTGGTAGGTGTCATTTCCTTAAGGGATTTGATTATCTCAGAGGAAGAGTGGATGATATCTGACGTTATGAATGAACGGGTGGTATCGGTATCAGTAGGAGAAGACCAGGAGGAAGTCGCTCGTATGGTACGTGACTATGACTTTCTTGCCTTACCAGTTGTCGATTTCCAAGATCACCTGCTCGGAATCATAACGGTCGATGATATCATGGACGTCATGGAAGAAGAGGCGAGTGATGACTATTCCAAACTCGCTGCGATTTCTGATGTCGACAGTCCTGATGATAACGCCTTTGCTTCAGCGAAGAAGCGTTTGCCTTGGCTGATCATCCTTCTGTTTTTGGGAAGTTTGACAGCAAGCTTAATCGGACGCTTTGAAGAAACATTGGATAAAGTAGCTATATTAGCTGTTTTCATACCACTGATTGCCGGAATGGGTGGTAACACTGGAACGCAGGCCCTAGCCGTAGCCGTTCGCGGAATCGCAACAGGGGAGATCGAGAAACAAGGGAAATGGAAAATGATGGGGAGGGAAGCGGGAACAGGCTTGATTACGGGCTTGTCCTGTGGAATACTCATCACCATTATCGTATATATATGGCAAGGAAATTTATTTCTTGGTTTGCTTGTCGGATTATCGATTCTATTGACTTTGATTGTAGCCACTCTGGCTGGCTCTCTCGTTCCTCTTCTTATGCATCGATTGAATATCGACCCTGCTGTTGCTTCAGGACCGTTCATCACGACGGTTAATGATTTAATATCAATCCTGATATACTTCGGCATGGCAACGGTATTCATGAATTTATTAATCTGA
- a CDS encoding CotO family spore coat protein encodes MAEEKRLAKQPMLYIVQPSFKPAEVPMQTSFRTQRPTESGSSQEPNVKETPVQEKEVRMRRQQAPHLEELSKLKTEGAAEEVQTKVEKSAPDAKRTSSRERRQRFHDLSLEEKVNYFFNLSPHVPKMKCEVTTDEEQHRGYITDYQEGIVHMKVFQRPFQQEVPFEAIQDIRLLGF; translated from the coding sequence ATGGCCGAAGAGAAGCGACTTGCTAAGCAGCCGATGCTTTATATTGTACAGCCGAGTTTCAAGCCTGCAGAAGTTCCGATGCAAACGAGCTTCCGTACACAAAGACCGACTGAATCGGGCTCATCTCAGGAGCCAAACGTGAAAGAAACACCGGTTCAAGAAAAAGAAGTACGGATGCGTAGACAGCAAGCCCCTCATCTGGAAGAGTTGTCAAAGCTGAAAACTGAAGGTGCGGCTGAAGAAGTACAAACTAAGGTGGAGAAATCTGCACCTGATGCAAAAAGAACTTCTTCAAGAGAACGACGTCAAAGGTTCCATGATTTATCTCTGGAAGAGAAAGTGAATTACTTTTTTAATCTTTCGCCACATGTGCCTAAGATGAAATGTGAAGTGACGACAGATGAAGAACAGCACCGGGGGTATATCACCGATTATCAAGAAGGCATTGTCCACATGAAGGTATTCCAGCGGCCGTTTCAACAAGAAGTCCCGTTTGAGGCGATTCAAGATATTCGTTTGCTTGGATTTTAA
- a CDS encoding monovalent cation:proton antiporter family protein has translation MEHGASVTSLVIVIIAAFITPILLHRFKLNMIPVVVAEIIVGLIIGQSGFDLVEHGSWLEILSTLGFIFLMFLSGLEIDFSIFASKKKRAKPENKGTGAPNPVWVATIVFLGIFAISLALSYMFVWAGFIDNAFLMTLIISTISLGVVVPTLKDAQMMKTTIGQTILLIAVIADLVTMILLAVFVSIYGENGGNTWLLLLLFVAGVLFYYIGKKFRDQSFVETMAKGTIQIDTRAVFTLILLLVALSETVGAENILGAFLAGTLVSLLSPNPEMVKRLDSFGYGFLIPIFFVMVGVDIDIWSLFTDSKVILLIPLLFIALLISKILPALILSKWYDKKTVFGSGFILTSTLSLVIAAAAIGKREGMIDDQMEGALILVAVLTCLVAPIVFKKVYGRFEEEDHRTIVSFVGSNRMTMPVVRELDSQSYETHLYHTKVEKIDERISRNCFDIKELDGYDVEKMKEFGVFDVDLVVASTGEEERNAEIARFAKEQGVERVIVRVESPELSQEMRDLNISVFSVFLSSKALLKAMIEAPDVLDILTKEESALYQINMNNSVYNGMHLREFPFTGDVIMVRIFRGKDSIVPHGDTELKMGDRLIVTGSHEYVDELKMELEYCEWC, from the coding sequence ATGGAACATGGTGCTTCAGTAACTTCCTTAGTTATTGTCATTATCGCAGCATTCATTACTCCCATTTTACTACACCGTTTCAAATTGAATATGATTCCGGTTGTCGTTGCAGAAATCATCGTAGGCTTGATCATCGGTCAAAGTGGATTTGACTTGGTGGAGCACGGAAGCTGGTTGGAAATCTTATCGACCCTCGGGTTCATCTTCCTTATGTTTTTGAGTGGCTTAGAGATTGATTTTTCTATTTTCGCAAGTAAAAAGAAAAGAGCCAAACCAGAGAACAAAGGAACAGGAGCACCCAATCCTGTATGGGTAGCGACAATCGTCTTTTTAGGTATTTTCGCTATCTCTTTAGCTTTGTCCTATATGTTCGTCTGGGCTGGATTTATAGATAATGCATTCTTGATGACTTTGATCATATCAACAATATCTCTAGGTGTTGTTGTTCCAACGTTGAAAGATGCCCAAATGATGAAAACCACCATCGGGCAGACAATCTTGCTCATTGCCGTAATTGCAGACTTGGTCACGATGATCTTGTTAGCGGTCTTTGTTTCCATCTACGGGGAAAATGGTGGAAACACTTGGCTGTTGCTCCTTCTTTTCGTAGCAGGTGTCCTGTTTTATTACATCGGCAAAAAATTCCGCGATCAATCATTCGTGGAAACTATGGCCAAAGGGACGATCCAAATCGATACCCGGGCAGTATTCACTCTTATCTTACTGCTTGTCGCCCTTTCTGAAACAGTCGGCGCAGAGAATATCCTGGGCGCCTTCTTAGCGGGTACATTGGTTTCTTTGTTGTCACCGAACCCGGAAATGGTGAAGCGGTTGGACAGTTTCGGTTATGGATTCCTGATTCCGATTTTCTTTGTAATGGTCGGGGTGGATATTGATATTTGGAGTTTGTTCACGGACTCTAAAGTCATATTATTGATTCCGCTATTATTCATCGCGCTGTTGATATCAAAAATACTACCAGCGCTCATTTTGAGTAAATGGTATGACAAAAAGACAGTCTTCGGTTCAGGATTCATTCTGACGTCGACATTGTCACTTGTTATTGCAGCAGCTGCGATCGGAAAGCGTGAGGGAATGATTGACGATCAAATGGAAGGCGCACTTATCCTTGTTGCCGTCTTGACCTGCCTCGTCGCCCCGATCGTTTTCAAGAAGGTTTACGGTCGCTTTGAAGAAGAAGACCACCGGACCATCGTTTCTTTCGTAGGGTCCAACCGGATGACAATGCCTGTCGTAAGAGAACTTGACAGTCAGTCTTATGAAACACACTTGTACCATACAAAAGTTGAAAAAATCGATGAACGTATAAGTCGGAATTGTTTTGATATCAAGGAGCTTGACGGGTATGATGTCGAGAAAATGAAAGAATTCGGTGTATTCGATGTCGACCTGGTTGTCGCCTCTACAGGGGAAGAAGAACGAAACGCGGAGATTGCCCGGTTTGCTAAAGAACAAGGGGTGGAACGAGTGATTGTCCGTGTGGAATCACCGGAGCTTTCCCAGGAAATGAGAGACTTGAACATCAGCGTATTCTCTGTATTCCTGTCTTCAAAAGCTTTACTGAAAGCGATGATCGAAGCTCCGGACGTGCTCGATATTTTGACAAAAGAAGAGAGTGCCCTCTATCAAATAAACATGAACAACTCTGTGTACAACGGCATGCATCTGCGTGAATTTCCGTTTACAGGGGACGTAATCATGGTCCGTATTTTCCGTGGGAAAGATTCGATTGTTCCCCATGGAGATACGGAACTGAAAATGGGTGACCGTCTGATTGTCACGGGTTCTCATGAATACGTGGATGAATTGAAAATGGAACTCGAATATTGTGAATGGTGTTAA